One Methylomonas sp. LL1 DNA window includes the following coding sequences:
- a CDS encoding response regulator has protein sequence MTSLPRLLFVDDEQDLREIASEYFGTQYSVETAKNAAAARIAVERNKPDLAILDIRMPGEDGLSLAKWLRVQHPEIGIIMLTTAADVVDRIIGLEMGADDYVAKPFDLRELAARVKSVLRRVADRAEATSQPKTAGKQVALGRCMLDLREHRLYGADGNEIAITAMEYDLLKVFVEHPNKVLNRDRIMELAHHRGWDVFDRSVDLRIMRLRRKIESDPEKPELLKTVRGTGYMLVQS, from the coding sequence ATGACATCCCTACCCCGACTGCTGTTTGTCGACGATGAACAGGACCTGAGAGAAATCGCGTCCGAATATTTCGGCACCCAATACAGCGTGGAAACCGCCAAGAATGCCGCGGCCGCGCGTATCGCAGTGGAACGCAACAAACCCGACCTGGCGATACTGGACATCCGCATGCCAGGCGAGGACGGGCTATCGCTGGCCAAATGGCTGCGTGTCCAGCACCCTGAAATCGGCATTATCATGCTGACCACCGCCGCCGATGTAGTCGATCGAATCATCGGTCTGGAAATGGGCGCCGACGATTATGTCGCTAAACCCTTCGATCTGCGCGAACTGGCGGCACGGGTCAAGAGCGTGTTGCGCCGGGTCGCCGACCGGGCCGAGGCCACCTCCCAACCCAAGACGGCCGGCAAACAAGTCGCCCTGGGCCGCTGCATGCTGGACTTGCGAGAACACCGCCTGTACGGTGCCGACGGCAACGAAATCGCCATAACCGCGATGGAATACGACTTGCTGAAAGTCTTCGTCGAACATCCCAACAAGGTACTCAACCGCGACCGCATCATGGAACTGGCCCACCATCGCGGCTGGGACGTATTCGACCGTTCGGTCGATCTGCGCATCATGCGCCTGAGGCGAAAAATCGAATCCGACCCGGAAAAGCCCGAGCTCTTGAAAACCGTGCGCGGTACCGGCTATATGCTGGTGCAATCGTGA